A single region of the Rattus rattus isolate New Zealand chromosome 8, Rrattus_CSIRO_v1, whole genome shotgun sequence genome encodes:
- the Tfdp2 gene encoding transcription factor Dp-2 isoform X3: MKIISTPQRITNSGSVLIGSPYTPAPAMVTQTHIAEAAGWVPSDRKRAREFIDSDFSESKRSKKGDKNGKGLRHFSMKVCEKVQRKGTTSYNEVADELVSEFTNASNHLAADSQAYDQKNIRRRVYDALNVLMAMNIISKEKKEIKWIGLPTNSAQECQNLEIEKQRRIERIKQKRAQLQELLLQQIAFKNLVQRNRQNEQQNQGPPAVNSTIQLPFIVINTSRKTVIDCSISSDKFEYLFNFDNTFEIHDDIEVLKRMGMSFGLESGKCSLEDLKIAKSLVPKALEGYITDVSTGPSWLNQGLLLNSTQSVSNLDPTTGATVPQSSVNQGLCLDAEVALATGQFLAPNSHQSSTAASHLLESRGETPCSFNDEDEEDEEEDPSSPE; encoded by the exons ATTATAAGCACACCACAGAGAATTACCAATTCAGGAAGTGTTCTGATTGGGAGTCCATATACCCCTGCACCAGCAATGGTCACTCAGACTCACATCGCTGAGGCTGCTGGCTGGGTTCCCAG tgATAGAAAACGAGCTAGAGAATTTATAGACTCCGATTTTTCAGAAAG TAAACGAAGCAAAAAAGGGGACAAAAATGGGAAAGGCTTGAGACATTTTTCAATGAAGGTGTGTGAGAAAGTTCAACGGAAAGGCACAACATCATACAATGAAGTAGCTGATGAACTGGTGTCTGAGTTTACCAATGCGAGTAACCATCTGGCAGCTGACTCG caGGCTTATGATCAGAAGAACATTAGACGAAGAGTTTATGATGCTCTGAATGTACTAATGGCAATGAACAtaatttcaaaggagaaaaaagaaatcaagtggATTGGGCTGCCTACCAACTCCGCCCAGGAGTGCCAGAACCTGGAA atagAGAAGCAAAGGCGGATAGAACGGATAAAGCAGAAGCGGGCCCAGCTACAAGAACTTCTCCTTCAG caaattgcttttaaaaacctGGTACAGAGAAATCgacaaaatgaacaacaaaaccaGGGCCCTCCAGCTGTGAATTCCACCATTCAGCTGCCATTTATAGTCATTAATACAAGCAGGAAAACAGTCATAGACTGCAGCATCTCCAGTGACAA GTTTGAATACCTCTTTAATTTTGATAACACCTTTGAGATCCATGATGACATAGAGGTACTGAAGCGGATGGGAATGTCCTTTGGTCTGGAGTCAGGCAAATGCTCTCTGGAGGATCTGAAAATCGCAAAATCCCTGGTTCCAAAAGCTTTAGAAGGCTATATCACAG ACGTCTCTACAGGACCTTCTTGGTTAAATCAGGGACTACTTTTGAACTCTACCCAATCAGTTTCAAATTTAGACCCGACCACCGGTGCCACTGTACCCCAATCAAG TGTTAACCAAGGGTTGTGCTTGGATGCTGAAGTGGCCTTAGCAACTGGGCAGTTCCTTGCCCCAAACAGTCACCAGTCCAGCACTGCAGCCTCTCACTTGTTGGAGTCCCGAGGCGAGACCCCCTGTTCATTCAACgatgaagatgaggaagatgaagaggaggaccCCTCCTCCCCTGAATAA